From a region of the Narcine bancroftii isolate sNarBan1 chromosome 5, sNarBan1.hap1, whole genome shotgun sequence genome:
- the LOC138765341 gene encoding uncharacterized protein, giving the protein MVFFLMNRKEAGAEIANALADIYNNILSHRKYGHHQALLLQEDGHHCHRCYFRLIHPCFPPHRFDWPQYYRAPELIFRAPDDISNIVPTLNFTVSHVPRHPVTLTPGLPSLAYIYSAGCVLAELLLGQLIFPRDSGVEQLVEMIKISIQLAVCWLSCYWDSSSSPGTVGWSSWCRRPRSDLGSEETVSQCLVSGERRRSQETELEDIYSAGCVLAELLLGQLSFPRDSGVEQLVMMIKVRLGVGGDSESVPGVR; this is encoded by the exons ATGGTATTTTTCCTGATGAATCGAAA GGAGGCTGGGGCAGAAATTGCAAACGCCCTGGCAGATATATATAATAacatccttagccacag AAAATATGGCCACCATCAAGCCCTGCTCTTGCAAGAGGAtggccaccactgccataggtgctattttcggTTGATCCACCCCTGCTTTCCACCACATAGATTTGATTGGCCCCAGTATTATCGAGCACCAGAGCTCATCTTTAGAGCTCCTGACGACATCTCAAATATCG TCCCCACACTCAACTTCACTGTCTCTCACGTCCCTCGACACCCTGTGACATTAACGCCAGGCCTTCCCTCTCTTGCATATATCTATTCAGCTGGCTGTGTGTTGGCTGAGCTGTTATTGGGACAGCTCATCTTCCCCAGGGACAGTGGGGTGGAGCAGCTGGTGGAGATGATCAAG ATATCTATTCAGCTGGCTGTGTGTTGGCTGAGCTGTTATTGGGACAGCTCATCTTCCCCAGGGACAGTGGGGTGGAGCAGCTGGTGCAGACGACCAAG GTCAGActtggggtcggaggagacagtgagtcagtgcctggtgtcaggtgagaggaggaggagccaagagacagaaTTAGAGG ATATCTATTCAGCTGGCTGTGTGTTGGCTGAGCTGTTATTGGGACAGCTCAGCTTCCCCAGGGACAGTGGGGTGGAGCAGCTGGTGATGATGATCAAG